A genomic window from Mesosutterella faecium includes:
- the tpiA gene encoding triose-phosphate isomerase: MDMKGRSSLVVGNWKMNGSLALAENWAKEFAALWRQAAPAAEAGLCVPSVFLDRLVRSLRAEGLEAVEPGAEDVSVREGSGAFTGEVSASMLRDAGARLCIVGHSERRTLFGESNASVVLKVKALAAQGIRPIVCVGETREEREAGRTSEVILAQVRAVLGGCGIESLAGGAFAYEPLWAIGSGAAASLEQIEPVHAAIRAALCEADAGASEKVRVLYGGSVKPANAAAILALPHVDGALVGGASLKAESFYGICACGR, from the coding sequence ATGGACATGAAGGGTCGCTCTTCTCTGGTTGTCGGCAACTGGAAAATGAACGGCTCCCTCGCCCTGGCTGAAAACTGGGCGAAGGAGTTTGCGGCGCTTTGGCGGCAGGCTGCGCCTGCGGCTGAAGCGGGCCTGTGCGTGCCTTCGGTCTTTCTCGACCGGCTTGTGCGCAGCCTCAGGGCCGAAGGCCTCGAGGCGGTCGAGCCCGGCGCGGAGGACGTGAGCGTGCGCGAGGGCAGCGGCGCCTTCACCGGAGAGGTGAGCGCTTCGATGCTCAGGGACGCCGGCGCGAGGCTCTGCATCGTGGGGCACTCCGAGCGCAGGACGCTTTTCGGCGAAAGCAACGCCTCGGTGGTTCTCAAGGTGAAGGCTCTGGCCGCCCAGGGGATCCGCCCGATCGTCTGCGTGGGCGAGACCCGCGAAGAGCGCGAGGCGGGCCGGACCTCCGAGGTGATCCTCGCTCAGGTGAGGGCGGTGCTCGGGGGCTGCGGGATTGAGTCGCTTGCGGGCGGCGCCTTCGCCTATGAGCCTCTTTGGGCGATCGGCTCGGGGGCCGCGGCCTCGCTCGAGCAGATCGAGCCCGTGCACGCGGCGATCCGCGCAGCGCTTTGCGAGGCGGACGCCGGAGCCTCGGAGAAAGTGAGGGTTTTGTACGGCGGCAGCGTGAAGCCGGCCAATGCGGCGGCTATTCTCGCGCTGCCCCACGTCGACGGGGCGCTCGTGGGGGGCGCTTCGCTCAAGGCTGAAAGTTTTTATGGCATCTGCGCCTGCGGGCGCTGA
- a CDS encoding response regulator transcription factor → MNELKAIQEKALIRIVDDEQDLRKGLSFLLGCAGWKSAGYKSAKDFLRNDSPSVPGCLILDVQMPDISGIELQHEMIRRNNTLPVVFLSGHGDIDMAVQAIQEGAVHFLQKPVDSARLLAAIEKAVRKSLEESPVVTDSASAMHRLSLLTEREREVIRLVAQGLSSRQIAARFGISERTVEAHRSSANKKLHVSSTSEELKELLKQSEKFSEP, encoded by the coding sequence ATGAACGAACTCAAGGCCATTCAGGAAAAAGCTCTGATCCGGATTGTGGATGACGAGCAGGACCTCAGAAAAGGCCTCTCATTCCTGCTGGGCTGCGCCGGATGGAAAAGCGCGGGCTACAAATCAGCCAAAGACTTTCTCAGAAACGACAGCCCGTCCGTGCCGGGCTGCCTTATTCTGGACGTCCAGATGCCTGACATCAGCGGCATCGAGCTCCAGCATGAGATGATCAGGCGCAACAACACTCTGCCCGTCGTTTTCCTTTCGGGACACGGCGACATCGACATGGCGGTGCAGGCGATACAGGAGGGGGCCGTGCATTTTCTGCAAAAGCCCGTCGACAGCGCGAGGCTGCTGGCCGCCATTGAGAAAGCGGTGCGGAAATCCCTTGAGGAAAGCCCTGTCGTCACCGACAGCGCCTCAGCGATGCACCGGCTCTCGCTGCTGACCGAACGCGAACGGGAGGTCATCAGGCTCGTCGCGCAGGGGCTGTCCAGCCGGCAAATCGCGGCGCGCTTTGGCATCAGCGAGCGCACGGTGGAGGCTCACCGTTCCTCCGCAAACAAAAAGCTCCATGTCAGCTCCACTTCGGAAGAACTGAAGGAACTTCTAAAGCAGAGTGAAAAATTCTCTGAGCCTTAA
- the secG gene encoding preprotein translocase subunit SecG, which produces MSLLMSIGLAVQVIAAIALVILVLLQHGKGADLGAAFGSGASGSLFGAAGSGTFLSKMTWIVATIFFLATIAITLGSGAFARHNQLERQAEGGGVLGTVSSVPADASSPAANPSNIPNTPSQNQIPR; this is translated from the coding sequence ATGTCTCTTCTGATGAGCATTGGGCTGGCTGTCCAGGTGATCGCAGCCATTGCGCTGGTGATTCTCGTGCTGCTGCAGCACGGCAAGGGCGCGGATCTGGGCGCGGCCTTCGGCTCCGGCGCCTCCGGTTCTCTCTTTGGCGCAGCCGGCTCCGGCACGTTCCTGTCCAAGATGACCTGGATTGTCGCGACGATCTTCTTCCTCGCGACGATTGCGATTACGCTCGGTTCGGGCGCCTTCGCCCGCCACAACCAGCTCGAGCGCCAGGCCGAGGGCGGCGGCGTGCTGGGCACGGTCTCCTCGGTTCCCGCGGACGCCTCGTCTCCGGCCGCTAATCCTAGTAATATCCCTAACACCCCTTCACAAAATCAGATTCCGAGGTAA
- a CDS encoding sensor histidine kinase, with protein MTTRTSLKIIFSAFLIFADLLSISSCKAAGKPLFVGNVDFVRPTEKATIIESTVESLRKGFRDRDVQMVEIPVYRLDEAINDGKIDIFITSAGQSFRIQQKHGTRVLGTLVTKSYPDPNHSEGAAIFVRRDSSLRTLKDLKGKSLIANTPVAFTGFHVPMGEIAKIDADWENFFSSMKFVGGGAALGKALASVATGQTDAAFARLCYFETWAKSHPELASKLRVINSQTQKGEACVRSTELYPDWTVTATGRLTPEEARTAALAIMNMPPDEHGNTWGVATDYLHVDRLYRSLRLGKYRYLRDWTLTRFLNEYWPALALALLSLLGLILHSWRTGYLVRRRTSQLQALMARQNDLQEKAREASEHLAALQKMGALGQVSGMLAHEMKQPLATISFYLDGLKLLLGKGVIGPEDHLKEPLEEIERQTKKANDIVEHARQYARTAKSGSRRAWVHFSSVLNQTIENYRVSRKRPPLIQKDLAAADVWIKVDPLEMECVVFNLLKNAGEAAETVMKPTIRIQTRRQGDCVRVTVIDNGPSLTDADFQKILGPSGPSLKAGGLGFGLSIVRGLLEAYGSKLVFERGSAGGLQASFELPCRDQKPQEKENQVP; from the coding sequence GTGACGACACGGACATCGTTAAAAATCATTTTCAGCGCTTTCCTCATCTTTGCGGACCTGCTCTCAATTTCGTCCTGCAAAGCCGCAGGAAAGCCTCTTTTCGTCGGAAATGTCGATTTCGTCCGGCCGACCGAAAAGGCAACGATCATTGAGTCCACCGTGGAGAGCCTGAGAAAAGGGTTTCGCGACCGCGACGTCCAAATGGTCGAAATCCCCGTTTACCGGCTGGACGAAGCGATCAATGACGGCAAAATCGACATCTTCATCACGAGCGCCGGGCAGTCCTTCCGGATCCAGCAGAAACACGGAACCCGGGTCCTGGGAACTCTCGTCACGAAAAGCTACCCGGATCCCAATCACAGCGAAGGTGCCGCCATTTTTGTCCGCAGGGATTCCTCCCTGCGGACCCTGAAAGACCTCAAAGGAAAGAGCCTGATTGCGAACACGCCCGTCGCATTCACGGGATTTCACGTTCCCATGGGGGAAATCGCAAAAATAGACGCCGACTGGGAGAATTTCTTTTCATCAATGAAATTCGTCGGCGGGGGAGCCGCCCTCGGGAAAGCCCTGGCCTCGGTCGCTACGGGGCAGACTGACGCAGCCTTTGCGCGGCTCTGCTACTTTGAGACATGGGCCAAAAGCCACCCTGAGCTTGCCTCGAAGCTGCGCGTCATCAACTCTCAGACGCAGAAAGGCGAAGCCTGCGTTCGATCGACCGAACTCTATCCCGACTGGACTGTCACGGCAACCGGCCGGCTGACGCCCGAAGAGGCGCGGACAGCCGCCCTGGCGATCATGAATATGCCCCCCGATGAGCATGGGAACACCTGGGGCGTCGCCACAGACTATCTGCATGTGGACCGCCTTTACAGGAGCCTGAGGCTTGGCAAGTACAGGTATCTTCGGGACTGGACCCTGACGCGCTTTCTGAATGAATACTGGCCGGCGCTCGCGCTGGCGCTGCTGTCGCTGCTGGGGCTGATTCTCCATTCCTGGCGGACGGGCTACCTCGTCAGGCGCCGGACCAGCCAGCTGCAGGCCCTGATGGCCAGGCAGAATGATCTGCAGGAAAAAGCGAGGGAAGCCTCCGAGCATCTTGCCGCTCTTCAAAAAATGGGAGCGCTCGGACAGGTCTCCGGAATGCTCGCCCACGAAATGAAGCAGCCGCTTGCAACCATCTCCTTTTACCTGGACGGCCTGAAGCTGCTGCTCGGCAAGGGAGTGATCGGCCCAGAGGACCACCTGAAGGAGCCGCTTGAAGAAATCGAACGGCAGACGAAGAAGGCCAACGACATTGTCGAGCATGCACGGCAGTACGCAAGGACAGCCAAAAGCGGCAGCCGGCGCGCCTGGGTGCATTTCTCCTCCGTCCTGAATCAGACCATAGAAAATTACCGGGTCTCGCGAAAGCGCCCTCCGTTGATTCAGAAAGACCTGGCCGCAGCAGACGTCTGGATCAAAGTCGATCCGCTGGAGATGGAGTGCGTGGTGTTCAACCTGCTTAAAAACGCAGGGGAGGCGGCAGAAACCGTCATGAAACCGACCATCCGGATCCAGACCCGGAGACAGGGGGACTGCGTGAGAGTCACTGTCATCGACAACGGGCCGTCTCTGACTGACGCGGACTTCCAAAAAATACTGGGACCCTCAGGCCCCAGCCTGAAGGCCGGGGGGCTGGGATTCGGGCTGTCCATCGTCCGCGGGCTGCTCGAGGCCTACGGCAGCAAGCTTGTCTTCGAGCGCGGGAGCGCCGGCGGGCTTCAGGCAAGCTTCGAACTTCCCTGCCGGGATCAAAAGCCGCAGGAAAAGGAGAACCAAGTCCCATGA